A window from Symbiopectobacterium purcellii encodes these proteins:
- a CDS encoding phage neck terminator protein, with protein MSNDSTARGYLTPVGDMPAYDQALEREISRWIRGVSGLPAELVFPRWTDPQSPIPNNGATWCAFGITTVPQPLSQSDVQISDAQSEQWSWETVTVICCFYGPLGASTAATFRAGIFVEQNNGELNLTGLSLVDAGTLYNLPELINNQWVRRYDITVSLSRKNTRTYNIKTLVDAPVFFGG; from the coding sequence TTGAGTAACGACAGCACCGCGCGTGGCTATCTGACCCCTGTCGGCGATATGCCTGCCTATGACCAGGCGTTGGAGCGGGAAATTAGCCGATGGATCCGCGGTGTTTCTGGTTTGCCGGCTGAGTTGGTTTTTCCGCGCTGGACTGACCCACAGTCGCCGATCCCCAACAACGGGGCGACCTGGTGCGCTTTCGGTATCACCACCGTTCCTCAGCCGCTAAGCCAGTCTGATGTGCAGATATCCGATGCGCAGTCAGAGCAGTGGTCATGGGAAACGGTGACGGTGATTTGCTGCTTCTATGGGCCTCTCGGTGCCAGCACGGCGGCCACGTTCCGCGCAGGGATTTTCGTTGAGCAGAACAACGGCGAGCTAAATCTTACCGGGCTGTCGCTGGTGGATGCCGGGACTCTCTATAACCTGCCCGAGCTCATTAACAACCAGTGGGTGCGCCGCTACGACATCACGGTCTCGCTATCCCGTAAAAACACGCGCACGTACAACATCAAAACGCTGGTGGATGCGCCAGTATTCTTTGGAGGTTAA
- a CDS encoding DUF3383 family protein, producing the protein MDQGLPLSNVVNVDVIMSPTAATGRNFGSLLILGTSTVIPVTERLRLYSGTEDIGQDFGTDSPEYAAATVFFSQSPKPTQVYIGRWAKTLAAGEAGTVETMIQAVNASLQFTNWYGLGVADSADLLDADVLAVAAAIESARVSRIFAVTTDAPATLSTTSTDDLASKLKAAGYARTFTQYSTSSKYAALSAFGRAFTVNFNGSNTTITLKFKQEPGITYETLQINQAAAVDAKNCNVYVYYENDTAILQQGVMANGDFFDERHGLDWLQNYVQTNLYNVLYTSITKVPQTDAGVTRLLANVEQSMDQSVTNGLVAPGVWNGGPIGQLASGDTLTKGYYVYAQPISSQAQADREARKAPVIQVACKLAGAVHYADVQINVVR; encoded by the coding sequence ATGGATCAGGGCTTACCGTTGTCCAATGTTGTCAACGTTGATGTCATCATGTCGCCCACGGCGGCGACAGGCCGAAACTTTGGCTCATTGCTGATACTCGGCACATCAACCGTCATTCCCGTCACCGAACGCCTGCGGCTTTATTCTGGCACTGAAGATATCGGTCAGGACTTTGGCACGGATTCGCCAGAATATGCCGCCGCCACGGTGTTCTTTTCTCAATCCCCGAAACCGACACAGGTGTATATAGGGCGCTGGGCGAAAACGCTTGCAGCCGGAGAAGCCGGAACCGTTGAGACGATGATTCAGGCCGTTAATGCCTCCCTTCAGTTCACTAACTGGTACGGTCTGGGGGTGGCTGACAGCGCAGATTTGTTGGATGCCGATGTGCTGGCGGTGGCGGCGGCGATTGAGTCGGCCCGCGTCAGTCGCATCTTTGCCGTTACTACTGATGCGCCGGCAACACTGAGCACAACCAGCACCGACGATCTGGCATCAAAGCTGAAGGCGGCGGGGTATGCACGCACTTTCACGCAGTATTCCACCAGCAGCAAATACGCGGCGCTGTCTGCGTTTGGTCGCGCGTTTACCGTGAATTTCAACGGCAGCAACACCACCATTACGCTGAAGTTCAAGCAGGAGCCCGGCATCACGTACGAAACCCTGCAAATTAATCAGGCCGCCGCCGTTGATGCGAAAAACTGCAACGTTTACGTGTACTACGAAAACGACACGGCAATTCTTCAGCAGGGTGTCATGGCAAACGGCGACTTCTTTGACGAACGCCATGGACTGGACTGGCTGCAAAACTACGTGCAGACCAACCTGTACAACGTGCTGTACACCAGCATAACAAAGGTGCCGCAAACCGACGCTGGTGTTACACGCCTGCTGGCGAACGTTGAGCAATCCATGGATCAGAGCGTGACGAATGGCCTGGTTGCTCCCGGGGTGTGGAATGGTGGACCGATCGGGCAGTTGGCAAGCGGTGACACGCTGACAAAAGGCTATTACGTCTACGCGCAGCCGATTTCCTCGCAAGCGCAGGCAGACCGCGAAGCCCGTAAAGCGCCGGTTATTCAGGTGGCGTGCAAACTGGCCGGCGCGGTTCACTACGCCGACGTGCAAATCAACGTTGTCCGTTAA
- a CDS encoding DUF3277 family protein has translation MSTYSFLDVTASLAGPTGIVDLGYGSAASEEGITVVMTEAKNTMTVGADGEVMHSLHAGKSGAITVTLLKTSPVNKKLSLMYNAQSQSSATWGNNVIVVRNKASGDTTTARSVAFQKQPDHANAKVGNTVSWVFDCGKIDQLLGEF, from the coding sequence ATGAGCACATATTCATTTTTGGACGTTACCGCGTCCCTTGCTGGCCCCACCGGGATCGTCGATCTCGGTTATGGCTCGGCGGCCTCAGAAGAAGGGATCACTGTCGTCATGACTGAGGCGAAAAACACCATGACTGTTGGGGCAGACGGCGAAGTGATGCACAGCCTGCACGCGGGAAAATCCGGCGCTATCACGGTCACACTGTTGAAGACCTCCCCGGTAAACAAAAAATTATCCCTGATGTATAACGCGCAGAGCCAGTCGTCCGCGACGTGGGGTAATAACGTCATCGTGGTGCGCAACAAAGCGTCAGGTGACACGACAACCGCGCGCTCTGTCGCGTTCCAAAAGCAACCGGATCACGCTAATGCCAAAGTCGGTAATACGGTGTCGTGGGTGTTTGACTGCGGCAAAATCGACCAACTGCTCGGAGAGTTTTAA
- a CDS encoding phage tail assembly chaperone, with amino-acid sequence MEISLKGQEYRLDKLNVFDQLKVTRKLLPLLAGLVSDFATLKARAAGGNLGSVLESTLPKIADVLAGLPDEDVNAIIHPCLAVVARKHEKGWAAVFSQGQLMFDDIDLMTLLSLVAQVVADSLGNFLRELPTSEMITPTAD; translated from the coding sequence ATGGAAATATCACTCAAAGGTCAGGAATACCGTCTGGACAAACTTAACGTATTCGACCAGTTAAAAGTCACGCGTAAATTGCTACCGCTGCTTGCCGGCTTGGTGTCGGACTTTGCCACGCTGAAAGCGCGGGCTGCTGGCGGCAACCTTGGTTCGGTACTGGAAAGCACCTTACCGAAGATAGCGGATGTGCTGGCCGGGCTGCCTGATGAGGACGTGAACGCCATTATCCATCCCTGTCTGGCTGTGGTAGCACGCAAGCATGAGAAGGGGTGGGCGGCAGTATTCAGCCAGGGGCAACTGATGTTTGATGACATTGACCTGATGACGTTGCTCTCGCTGGTGGCGCAGGTGGTCGCCGATAGTCTGGGAAATTTTTTGCGCGAACTCCCTACCAGCGAGATGATCACTCCGACAGCGGATTAA
- a CDS encoding DUF6889 family protein — MRPVDAGYIPYTALKDGTVDLADIARMNDWLDVKADNEYRIAKWREDNER, encoded by the coding sequence ATGCGCCCGGTGGATGCCGGGTATATCCCCTACACCGCACTTAAAGACGGTACCGTCGATCTGGCGGATATCGCCCGAATGAATGACTGGCTGGATGTAAAGGCCGACAACGAATACCGCATTGCCAAATGGAGAGAGGACAATGAACGCTGA
- a CDS encoding transglycosylase SLT domain-containing protein: protein MNAEIMKSFLISLGFDIDDAGAAKFDATIVGVTKTVVKLGVVVEAAALSVVAFTTQIASGLDRLYWSSQRTGATVAGLQQIGYAVGQVGGNAEAARGSLENLSRFMRNSPGAEGFLNRLGVQTRDASGQMRDMTAIFTGVGQRLNTMPMYRANQYAQMLGIDENTLMAMRRGLGQFSAEYTATAKAIGFNADQAAVSSNRFVTSLSSFGMMAGMARDKIGANLASGLSGSIDNFRKLIIDNFPKIEKGITVVIQSVLWMSDVIGRVVYRLVQAAGAIIDWWNSLDKSTKQVIAAFGAMVVAWRLLNSAFAMSSIGRIIALAAALAALVEDYATWKEGGQSLIDWSKWEPGIQYAKKAIGGLSGDFGALYDKVVDLGKAVWDAIKAFLEFIDIDTSRFSGKWLFDQIIESVRSAIKYVGALVDALKKLVSGDFSGAWDSLKDAASIVADSPMGQGVTAVAEGLYTKANNALNQYLPEWMGGAPVARPQASKEGEQLLGWMGPLFTQLESLYKLPAGLLRSVATTESRGNQFAVSGAGAKGLFQFMDGTARDMGLRGNDVFDPMKSAQAAAKYLAQLIKANGGDLDKALASYNWGIGNVQKHGMALMPRETREYIPKVRSNMPGATINQETHITVNGAMDANKTADAIAGKQDGVNSRLTQTRGPR, encoded by the coding sequence ATGAACGCTGAAATCATGAAATCGTTCCTGATCTCTCTGGGTTTCGATATCGACGATGCCGGGGCGGCGAAATTTGATGCCACAATCGTTGGTGTGACCAAAACGGTCGTTAAGCTGGGCGTTGTGGTTGAAGCGGCTGCACTGTCCGTTGTGGCCTTCACGACCCAGATAGCCAGCGGGTTGGATAGGCTCTACTGGTCTTCCCAGCGTACCGGGGCGACAGTCGCTGGGTTACAGCAAATTGGTTACGCCGTGGGTCAGGTGGGCGGTAACGCGGAAGCGGCGCGCGGATCGCTGGAAAATCTCTCACGCTTTATGCGTAACAGCCCCGGCGCAGAGGGATTCTTAAATCGTCTTGGTGTGCAGACGCGTGACGCCAGTGGTCAGATGCGCGATATGACGGCGATCTTTACCGGCGTGGGCCAGCGTCTCAACACCATGCCCATGTATCGCGCCAATCAGTATGCACAGATGCTTGGCATTGACGAAAACACGCTGATGGCAATGCGACGCGGGCTGGGACAGTTCAGTGCAGAATATACCGCCACCGCAAAAGCCATCGGTTTCAATGCCGATCAAGCAGCGGTTTCCTCTAATCGCTTTGTCACATCGCTGAGTTCCTTCGGCATGATGGCAGGCATGGCGCGGGACAAAATTGGCGCCAATCTCGCCAGCGGTCTGTCCGGCTCTATCGATAATTTCCGCAAACTGATCATCGATAACTTCCCCAAAATCGAAAAAGGCATCACCGTCGTTATTCAGTCTGTGCTGTGGATGTCAGACGTTATTGGCCGGGTGGTTTATCGGCTGGTACAAGCGGCAGGGGCAATTATTGATTGGTGGAATTCGCTGGATAAATCCACTAAGCAGGTGATTGCCGCATTTGGGGCAATGGTGGTGGCCTGGCGCTTGCTCAATAGCGCGTTCGCGATGTCATCCATTGGGCGCATTATTGCGCTGGCTGCGGCACTGGCCGCGCTGGTGGAGGATTACGCCACCTGGAAAGAGGGTGGGCAAAGCCTGATTGACTGGTCGAAGTGGGAGCCAGGTATCCAGTACGCCAAAAAAGCCATTGGTGGCCTCAGCGGTGACTTTGGCGCGCTGTATGACAAGGTCGTCGATCTGGGTAAAGCGGTCTGGGATGCCATCAAGGCATTTCTTGAGTTTATCGACATCGATACCTCACGCTTTTCCGGTAAATGGCTGTTTGACCAGATTATCGAAAGCGTACGCAGCGCCATTAAGTACGTTGGTGCGCTGGTGGATGCGCTGAAAAAACTGGTCAGCGGCGATTTCTCTGGTGCCTGGGACTCGCTGAAAGACGCTGCTAGTATCGTGGCCGACAGTCCGATGGGGCAAGGGGTGACGGCCGTGGCTGAGGGGCTATACACCAAGGCCAATAATGCACTGAATCAGTATCTGCCGGAATGGATGGGCGGTGCGCCAGTAGCGCGACCCCAAGCGTCAAAAGAAGGTGAGCAACTTTTAGGCTGGATGGGACCGCTGTTTACCCAACTGGAGAGCCTCTACAAATTACCGGCTGGCCTGCTGCGTAGCGTGGCTACCACCGAATCAAGGGGCAATCAGTTCGCGGTATCTGGTGCAGGGGCCAAGGGCCTGTTTCAGTTTATGGACGGAACGGCGCGCGATATGGGACTGCGTGGGAATGATGTTTTCGATCCCATGAAATCGGCACAAGCCGCCGCCAAATACCTGGCGCAACTGATTAAGGCCAACGGCGGGGATCTGGATAAGGCGCTGGCGTCCTACAACTGGGGGATCGGCAACGTGCAAAAACACGGCATGGCGCTGATGCCCAGGGAAACACGTGAGTATATCCCCAAAGTGCGCAGCAATATGCCCGGGGCGACCATTAATCAGGAAACCCACATCACGGTCAATGGGGCGATGGATGCGAACAAAACCGCTGATGCTATTGCCGGAAAACAGGACGGGGTTAACTCACGACTGACGCAAACGCGAGGGCCGCGATAA
- a CDS encoding phage baseplate protein produces MDVLSVLLNQRSRAISIIIPDMVITEKHTDVLEITEHPVERPTSASDGASASGAAFVADHAYRRPSEVVMEVGFSGGGSLLDSGLLDTTRIGLSLGTSPKEIYQQLLDLQRSRLPFDVTTGKRQYKNMLIRSLDVTTDKNSENVLMATVTLREVIFTQTQAITVASKENMTQGVSTSAVQNSGTKTPAAVNQSVLGKMGSTVTGALK; encoded by the coding sequence ATGGATGTGTTATCTGTGTTGCTGAACCAGCGCAGCCGCGCTATCAGTATTATTATCCCCGACATGGTGATCACCGAAAAGCACACCGATGTGCTGGAAATTACCGAACACCCGGTAGAGCGGCCCACCAGTGCAAGCGATGGGGCCAGCGCATCCGGCGCGGCGTTCGTGGCTGATCACGCTTATCGGCGACCGTCAGAAGTGGTGATGGAAGTCGGTTTTTCCGGGGGCGGCTCATTGCTGGATAGCGGTTTGTTGGATACCACAAGGATTGGCCTGAGTCTGGGGACCAGCCCCAAAGAGATTTACCAACAACTGCTGGATTTACAGCGAAGCCGTTTACCGTTTGATGTCACGACGGGCAAGCGACAGTACAAAAATATGCTGATCCGCTCGCTGGATGTCACCACTGACAAAAACAGCGAAAACGTACTGATGGCGACCGTCACCCTGCGTGAGGTGATTTTTACCCAGACACAAGCCATTACCGTTGCGTCAAAAGAGAATATGACACAAGGCGTCAGCACCTCTGCGGTGCAGAACTCGGGTACCAAGACCCCCGCAGCAGTGAACCAATCAGTGTTGGGTAAAATGGGGAGTACGGTAACAGGGGCGCTTAAATGA
- a CDS encoding phage baseplate plug family protein, whose amino-acid sequence MTVTEIPLTPNNQTFGITLAGTAYQIRILWRDTFWSLDLMDSAGTALINGIPLITGAELLAQYAHLSLNFQLGVVCDIAGQANPTKTDLGTFSHLYVITE is encoded by the coding sequence ATGACTGTCACTGAAATCCCGTTAACCCCCAACAACCAGACCTTTGGCATTACGCTGGCGGGTACCGCGTACCAGATACGCATTCTCTGGCGCGACACCTTCTGGAGTCTGGATTTAATGGACAGCGCCGGAACGGCATTAATCAACGGCATACCGTTAATCACCGGCGCAGAGTTGCTGGCGCAATATGCCCATCTGTCCCTGAATTTTCAATTGGGCGTGGTCTGCGATATCGCGGGACAGGCCAACCCGACCAAAACCGATCTCGGTACGTTCAGTCACCTTTACGTCATTACGGAGTAA
- a CDS encoding baseplate hub protein, with translation MSTNWMRHFELQLLDKDGQGISLSDFKVTFKIEKMPNTIHNGFVGNFRIYNLSPDTQNRIMGNEFSLIRAIAGYDGIAADVNASEVGVAREVDADSVGQSDDRNYGLIFNGDIRFTIKGKDNPTDSWILIQCLDSWEGHLQARVKTTVAAGWTHNDLFNLGMQSYEPFGITRGAVPDVINTTVFPRGRVIYSTTADLMNKIAESNKALWWYENNQVHIVPEDKYIHEAIVLNANTGLIGMPQQTMGGGVNVRCLINPNIKLGGLIRIDQASVYRAALENADVARANARLREENQDGVLNVNTPQPPKMIDTDIDYAGPGIDADGDYFVGMITYTGDTRGQAWYMDMLCLAKGKKDMMETSAAKKEGY, from the coding sequence ATGTCAACCAACTGGATGCGTCATTTTGAGTTGCAACTGCTGGATAAAGACGGCCAGGGCATTTCCCTGTCAGATTTCAAGGTAACGTTTAAAATCGAAAAAATGCCCAACACTATCCATAACGGCTTTGTGGGTAATTTTCGGATTTATAACCTGTCACCCGATACGCAGAATCGTATTATGGGCAATGAGTTTAGCCTTATCCGGGCGATAGCCGGCTATGACGGTATTGCCGCTGATGTCAACGCCAGTGAGGTGGGCGTGGCCCGTGAGGTGGATGCCGATAGCGTGGGCCAGTCTGATGACCGCAACTATGGCCTGATATTTAACGGTGATATCCGCTTTACCATCAAGGGCAAGGATAACCCTACCGACAGTTGGATCCTGATCCAGTGCCTGGACAGTTGGGAAGGGCATTTACAGGCGCGGGTAAAAACCACGGTGGCGGCAGGCTGGACCCATAACGATCTGTTTAACCTGGGCATGCAATCCTACGAGCCCTTTGGCATTACACGTGGTGCGGTACCGGATGTGATAAACACCACCGTATTTCCGCGCGGTCGCGTGATTTACAGCACCACCGCCGACCTGATGAACAAAATCGCCGAGAGCAATAAGGCGCTCTGGTGGTATGAAAACAACCAGGTGCATATCGTGCCCGAGGATAAGTATATTCATGAGGCTATCGTGCTGAATGCCAATACCGGCCTGATTGGTATGCCGCAGCAAACCATGGGCGGAGGGGTTAATGTGCGTTGCCTGATTAACCCCAACATCAAACTGGGCGGGCTGATACGTATCGATCAGGCGTCAGTGTACCGTGCAGCGCTGGAAAACGCAGACGTTGCCAGAGCGAACGCGCGGTTACGGGAAGAAAATCAGGACGGGGTGCTGAACGTTAACACGCCGCAGCCGCCCAAAATGATAGACACCGACATCGATTACGCCGGACCGGGCATTGATGCAGATGGTGATTACTTTGTGGGCATGATCACCTATACTGGCGATACGCGTGGGCAGGCGTGGTATATGGATATGCTGTGTCTGGCGAAGGGGAAAAAGGATATGATGGAAACATCTGCTGCAAAGAAAGAGGGTTACTGA
- a CDS encoding Gp138 family membrane-puncturing spike protein, whose translation MPVSLKSQTDSEQEMLRTATDQLSAAIRVALPGIVQSFNPDTVTCVVQPSIRGQDTDADGNVSSLPLPLLVDVPVVFPRGGGCTLTFPVSPGDECLIIFADRCIDFWWQSGGVQEPADDRMHDFSDAFVIVGPQSQAKKISGISTSAAQLRTDDGAAFVEVASGHDITVTTPGKLTASAQGGTEITSPSIVLNGDVTINGNLSQGMGSSGGTATMQGPVTVTNDVKAGGKSLMTHTHGGVQPGSGDTGAPN comes from the coding sequence ATGCCCGTATCACTCAAATCACAAACTGACAGCGAGCAGGAAATGCTGCGCACGGCCACCGATCAACTCTCCGCTGCTATTCGCGTGGCGTTGCCCGGTATTGTGCAGTCGTTCAACCCTGACACCGTGACTTGTGTTGTTCAACCCTCCATCCGAGGGCAGGACACTGACGCAGATGGCAACGTGTCATCACTGCCATTACCGCTGCTGGTGGACGTGCCCGTAGTCTTCCCGCGTGGCGGCGGCTGTACGCTGACATTTCCTGTCTCACCGGGTGATGAGTGCCTGATTATCTTTGCCGATCGCTGCATTGATTTCTGGTGGCAATCGGGCGGCGTACAAGAGCCGGCAGACGATCGCATGCACGACTTTTCGGATGCGTTCGTTATCGTCGGTCCACAGTCGCAGGCGAAAAAGATTAGCGGTATCAGCACCAGCGCAGCACAGCTACGTACCGATGATGGCGCGGCGTTCGTTGAGGTGGCTTCCGGTCACGACATCACCGTCACCACTCCGGGCAAGCTGACCGCCAGCGCGCAGGGCGGTACCGAAATCACATCGCCCAGCATCGTACTGAATGGCGATGTCACGATTAACGGCAACCTGTCGCAAGGTATGGGGTCTAGCGGCGGCACGGCGACAATGCAAGGGCCGGTCACTGTGACTAACGATGTTAAGGCGGGCGGTAAGAGCTTAATGACGCACACGCACGGCGGCGTGCAGCCAGGCAGTGGAGATACAGGAGCGCCGAACTGA
- a CDS encoding baseplate J/gp47 family protein, translated as MALNLDTLGLSATVTAQGITAPDYQTILSTITDYFRQIYGSDAYLDPDSKDGQMVALVALAIHDANTTAIAVYNSFSPSTALSDGLTRNVKINGISRHAVVNSTVDVTLTGVAGTTITNGSVKDTNGVIWDLPATVSIGIDGNVIVTATCATAGAVAAVANSVNQINTPTRGWLSVTNPGAADVGAAVETDAALRVRQARSVAIASLTPFEAVDGALAGIDGVTRHKLYENDTGSVDANRLPAHSISAIVEGGNVTQIAQTIRGKKGQGVATFGSTAVTVPDKYGNNHVIRFSRPINVPIFVSISMRVFTGYTTAVDEQMKRSIADYINSLDIGDDVLLSRVYSPANLGVVSGGDARYYDIIELKLGRTSGSVAPTNVVTAYDESPISSADNISITVAP; from the coding sequence ATGGCCTTAAATCTTGACACGCTGGGCTTATCGGCAACGGTAACCGCTCAGGGGATAACTGCGCCCGATTATCAGACAATCCTCAGCACCATTACTGACTATTTCAGACAGATATACGGCAGTGATGCGTATCTTGACCCGGACAGCAAAGACGGCCAGATGGTGGCGCTGGTGGCACTGGCTATTCATGATGCCAATACCACTGCGATTGCAGTGTATAACTCGTTTTCGCCCTCCACCGCGCTGTCGGATGGTCTGACACGTAATGTTAAAATCAACGGGATTTCACGTCATGCCGTGGTCAATTCAACGGTCGATGTGACGCTAACTGGCGTAGCAGGGACAACCATCACAAACGGCTCGGTAAAGGATACCAACGGCGTTATCTGGGATCTTCCTGCAACAGTGAGCATTGGCATTGACGGTAACGTCATTGTTACTGCGACATGTGCGACAGCAGGTGCCGTGGCCGCCGTTGCGAACTCAGTCAATCAGATTAACACGCCGACGCGGGGATGGTTGTCTGTAACCAATCCTGGTGCGGCAGATGTAGGCGCAGCAGTAGAAACTGATGCGGCATTGCGCGTACGTCAGGCGCGTAGCGTTGCGATTGCATCACTGACTCCCTTTGAAGCTGTAGATGGCGCGCTAGCGGGAATTGATGGCGTGACACGTCACAAGCTGTATGAAAATGACACGGGTTCTGTTGACGCTAACAGACTGCCGGCACATTCGATCAGCGCCATTGTTGAGGGCGGAAACGTCACACAGATTGCACAGACAATCCGGGGGAAGAAAGGACAAGGTGTGGCGACGTTCGGCAGTACAGCCGTAACCGTACCGGACAAATATGGTAATAATCACGTGATCCGGTTCTCTCGCCCGATTAATGTCCCGATATTTGTTTCAATTTCGATGCGTGTGTTTACGGGTTACACAACAGCGGTAGATGAGCAAATGAAGCGCTCGATTGCTGACTACATCAACTCACTCGATATCGGTGATGATGTGTTGCTGAGCCGCGTTTATTCCCCGGCCAACCTTGGCGTAGTGAGCGGCGGCGATGCACGATACTACGACATTATAGAATTAAAACTGGGGCGTACATCGGGCAGTGTAGCGCCTACTAATGTAGTGACTGCATACGATGAATCACCAATAAGCAGCGCCGACAACATATCGATCACGGTGGCACCATGA
- a CDS encoding DUF2612 domain-containing protein: MSKYTELIPNYNVTKPLFVQHVDLATRPLIDVSSQMQALVSAFDIDIAAGDQLDILGEWIGRSRTVMQPIVGVYFSFDTDNIGYDQGVWQRAFDPDSGFVDLSDEAYRIVLRTKIAINQWDGQNDSLPAILEFATAGSGLSMQIIDNQDMTISVWVFPETSIDSVSREILAVIRQGYLTVKAAGVFSGEVLYPSVGNQFFGFDIENKYIAGFDAGAWETSLNG, from the coding sequence ATGAGCAAATACACCGAGTTGATCCCCAACTACAACGTAACAAAACCCTTGTTCGTCCAGCATGTCGATTTAGCAACGCGTCCGTTAATCGATGTTTCCAGCCAAATGCAGGCGCTGGTTAGCGCATTCGATATCGATATTGCGGCTGGCGATCAATTGGACATTCTCGGGGAATGGATAGGCCGTTCACGTACTGTTATGCAGCCAATCGTCGGTGTTTATTTTTCATTCGACACTGACAACATTGGTTATGACCAGGGTGTCTGGCAGCGAGCGTTTGATCCTGACTCCGGTTTTGTCGATTTATCCGATGAAGCGTACCGCATTGTGCTTCGCACAAAAATTGCGATTAACCAATGGGACGGGCAAAACGACTCTCTGCCTGCGATTCTGGAGTTTGCAACAGCTGGGTCGGGGCTGAGCATGCAGATTATTGATAATCAGGATATGACGATCTCTGTGTGGGTGTTCCCGGAAACGTCCATAGATTCAGTTTCACGGGAAATATTGGCAGTCATTCGGCAGGGATATTTAACAGTAAAAGCTGCTGGCGTTTTTTCAGGGGAGGTCCTGTATCCGTCAGTTGGGAATCAGTTTTTCGGTTTTGATATCGAAAATAAATATATCGCCGGGTTTGATGCTGGCGCATGGGAGACATCATTAAATGGCTAA